The Hemicordylus capensis ecotype Gifberg chromosome 11, rHemCap1.1.pri, whole genome shotgun sequence genome includes the window GAAGGCTGCCCACCTCCCAGCCCCAGATACCCCCTTGTGTGAAAAATATTGGTTGCAAGGAAGATGGTTTTTCTTGGCGTTGCTTTGCTCCTGATCCCATGTACACCGGCCAAGAGATGTTCCTCACAGTGTACATTTCAGCACATTTTAGAATTCCCAGGTAGGTGGGTTGGGGGAATCTTCTCTATGCACTTTGCATGGAACACTGCCATGCAAAAGATCCCTGAATTGTGATGTTTCTCTAATTCAGGTTTGCAATGCAGGATCCCAAATGTTGCCCACCGGCATTCATGCCACATTCACAACTGGCatcattcccctccccctcccccataccTTCAGTGCCTATTCTTGCTTAACAGATCGAGTTGGCAAGAAATCCAGAACAGGCGCTCTCCTTTAGAAGCCAAGCCGCTCGCCAGAAGGGCGCAACGGCTTTATTTGCAAGGGTTTCTCTCTGCCtgcacccaccctcccacctAGGGTTCTATGGAGCTGTGCATTGTAAAAATGAAGTGTTTAAAAGTGGAAAAGCCCAGCGTCATTATATTGGCGCAAATAAAACTTTAAAGACTGCACATTCTCTCAGCCTCTCCAAATTGCCAGAAGCATTTGTCATTTCAAAAGAGAGGGCAAAATTAATTTCCATCCCTTCCATCAGGAATGACTTAGGACTGAAGGAATGGAGAAGTCATGGCTATTTCGCTCATAACAGGATTAAACCATTTATGagcctctgcagctgctcctttaTGGCACCCAATTGATATTCATGTGCGGTTAGCGTTTGTCTACTAACTTGTGCAACACAGAGAATAGCAAGAGACAGACAATAATCGCCCGGCTGTTACATATTCAGGGGGCTCGAATCCCCAACTTAAGCTTTCaaaagcgggcgggggggggaggatttaGATACAGCCCGGGGTCTCCGACTTGAAAGATCGGCAGTGACCAACAACAATGTAAGAAAAATAAGAAAGCATTGCTAATGTCCATTAAAACAGGAAGGAGCCGAGAGCAATCTGGTCATTTAAATGGTGAATGGGATGTGAAGTTCTGGGGGTGAAAGCAAAAGGTTGGCTGAGCTGTGATTTCCCCCCTGGTCAGAAAGGCTGCACAAGGAGCCAGATATGGGGAAGGGAAAGCATCCCTTTTTGTGCTTTCAAAGAGGGACGAAAAAAAGGTTTTCCAAGaggttcccaccaccaccaccaccaccttttttgctATCCTTGGTACATTTTGAGCTGAACTCTGCTTTCTTCCATCTCCTGTTCTTCCAGCTCCCACGCTCCTTTTACAGCCAACCCTCCTGGAGAAAACAAGCGCTGTTTTAGAAAGCACCCACAGTGACCTCATCTGGTGGGGACAGGATATCGACACGGATGCAGCAGAGGCCCTGAAAAGCAACGTCCATCCAGCGCAATCGGCAGGAGTCCGTTTCTTCATCACTACAGCACCTACGCTAACTCCCCCATGGAGGTTTCTCTTCCCAATTGCTATGCGgcccaaaagaagaagaagaaaagattcaTCACAGCCATGCCTGACAAGAGCTGCAGAGAAGCGTGCATTCACACCTACGTGCCAGAAGCTAGCTTCACCCTTCTTTCTATTCTTTTTCTTGCCTTATTTTTAATCTACGTTTCAGAATCATGATGCGACTTCCTTCCCACTCCCCCAACCAACGGCAACAGTGCAGACTTTAAACAGATCACAGTTGTACGTCTGAGAGAACAAACCATGTGCACTGATCAAGTATCTTTTAACCCCAACCAGGTGACTACGCAGAAGGAAGGATGAGGAACTCAATGACTGCATATTCTTGGAACTATTTGATCTACTAGTTTGCTTTAcaggtgggttgttgttttttaaaattggcaTATTACAGAAAGTTTTACACTCAACATTTACGATAGCAAGAAACAAACTGAGGTTACCTGCAATTGTAGGTCCTGATTTCTTTGTTATCCCGTTTACACTTTACTGCTACAAAGATCATGGTGACAAACAGAATGGCAGCGATAGAACCCAGGGCAATAATAAAAATCAGAGACAAGTTAACAGATCCTATGGATTCCTGGGCATCCAAGGCTGGAGAAAGATAGATCAAAATCAAGGCAGAAGCCGAGAGAGAGGTTTTCCCATGGTCATGGGCCACCACAATCAGCTCATACGTAGTCTTTGAATTCTCCCCAAATGCTCTGGTGGTCCTTATCTCTCCACTGAGCTGGTCGATCTCAAAAAATCCTCTATCCCCTTCTGCCATCTCATAAGAGAGTCTCCCATTCTCCCCTTCATCGTAGTCATCCGCCTTGACCACAGTGACCAAGTAGTTGACCCCAGCATTCCTGGGGATGTAGACTTCTGCAGTCCCATTGACCAGAGGAGGGGCGGTGATCACGGGGGTGTTGTCATTGACATCCAAGACAATCACTCGGATGGTGGCGTTACTTTGCAAGGAGGGGTTGCCTCCATCTTTGGCCAAGACCTTGAACTCAAAGGATTTAGTTTGCTCATGGTTGAAGGATCTCAAGGCATACACGTCTCCCGAATTGGGGTTGATAGAGACATAAGTGAAGACAGGCATGTCCCTGACTTGGGAGGGCACGATCTGATAGGAAACGCTGCCATTAAGGCCTAGATCAGGGTCCCTAGCAGAAACAGAAAGGAGGTAGGCCCCAGGGGTGTTGTTCTCCTGCACAATGACTTGGTAGTAAGGTTTGGAGAAGTGGGGGTGGTTGTCATTCTCGTCCGTGATCTTGACGGTGAAGGACTTAGTGGCCTGCAAGGAGGGAATCCCGTTGTCCTTAGCCTGGATGGTCAGGTTGTACTGGTCCCTCTGCTCCCTGTCCAGACGCCCATCCACCAGGATGGTGGAGAAGCTCTCGTACTCCTGCAAGCGGaagggaacactgcccagcaaCTTGCACTGCACCCTGCCGTTGGCACCAGAGTCACGGTCCGAGACCCTCACCAGGGCAATCACGTAGCCAGGCGGGGCATTCTCACTGACCTCCACCAGCTCACTGTTGACAGAGAGCAAATTAATGAGAGGCGGGTTGTCGTTGGCGTCTTGCACAGTGACTGTCACCTTGCAGTGCGCAGGAATGGAATTGGGGCCGAGATCTTTGGCCTGCACATCCAGTTCATAGGCATGGCCTTCCTCATAGTCAATGGCACCGCTCACGGTGATCAGGCCTGTTTGGGGGTTGATCTGGAAGAGGTCCCTGGCCTTCTCGGACACAAAGCTGTGGATGGAATAGAGCACTTGCCCATTGGTGCCCTCGTCAGGGTCCGTGGCATTGAGGCGGATCACGGGTGTGCCAGGGGGAGCGTTCTCCGGCACGCTGACAGTGAAGGACGGCTCTTCAAAGAGCGGGTTGTTGTCATTGGAGTCAATGACCCTGATGTTCAACTCCACTGTGCCAAAATTGGGTGGGTCACCACCATCCAAAGCTGTGATCATGTAACTGTAATgtgactgggtctcacgatccaggCTCTTTTCCACCACCAGCTCGGCAAAGCGGGACCCATCTCCACGCGTCTTGGTCTCCAACCCAAAGAGGTCATTGGGCGTGATCTCATAGCTCTGCACTCCAAAACTGCCCGAGTCAGGATCATAGGCACTCTCCAACGGAACCCTGGTCCCCGGGCTGGCCGTCTCAGAGATCTCCAGTGCAATCTGGTCAGTGGGGAAGCTGGGGGCGTTGTCGTTGAGGTCCTTGATCTCCAGCTTGACAACACAGATCTCCATGGAGCTGGACATGACCTCCAGCGAGATCACGCACTTGGGGCTCTGCCTGCAAAGTAGGTCCCGGTCGATCTTCTGCTTGGTCACCAGTAACCCCGACCCAGGGTTGATGTCCACCAGGTGTGGCGCCGAGTTGGAGACCACCCGGAAGGCAGTGGGCTGCCGGGGGTCCAGCACAAAGCCAGCGTCTCGTGCATCTTTGGCTATGTTGGCAATGACGGTGCCGgctctctgctcctcctccaccgaGTACTTGAGGTTGATGAGGGCTCCTGCCCCAGTCCACAAGAGAGCGAGCAGAAGCCGGAGCAAGGGGCACAGAATATCCATCGCTCACGGCTCAGTGCACCCACTGCCTCCGCCCCTTCTCTGCCTGTTGATTTTgcggctggagggagggaggggggagggagggggaagggagggagagaaggaaggatctGGGCTTACTAGTTTGGGGTTCTTTCAGGAAAGGACAGGAAGGAAGGAGCAAATCCGAGgcaaagtgggggcgggggccaGGGAAGGAAGGGGGTTTGGCGACATGGTTACTTTAAGAGCCGACTGCCTCTAGCCTCCCCTGCACACATCCTCCAGCTGCACTCCCCAAGCCtaggtgaccccccccccagagagagagagagagagagaacaccaaaTGCTTATCTTTCTCTAAGCCAGGTCAAGGAGAGTTCTAAGTTACAGGGGAAACAAGCAGATTTTCTTCCCCAACCTTAAAATTTACCCCAGGCACAAACACATACAGAGTGCAGCCCGTGTATTGGGGAGGGGCCTCGACTGACTTGCACCTGGCATGCGCAATtcttgccccccccacctccccccaccccaatagcaCAGACTTGGAGGCAGAAAGCAGACCCCCTAGGAAAGCATCCTCTTGGTGTTAAGAAAAATGGGGGGCATCAAGGGGGGGAGCCCAAAAAACCGGGATGCGCAGAGAGGTGAGGGTGTGGGGCGAAAGTCGGGATGGgcacggggaggggggggagggttactcactgggggtggggagggaggggggagagaagagccGGCTCCGACCGCAGATCACCGAGGCGAAGCGCTGCCCGGGAGCGGGGAGGCGGCGAGGCAGGCCAGCCAGagcgggggctgctgctgctgctgctgctgctgctgccgcggaGGCACCTCCGATGCCCGGGAGCAggagcgggcggcggcggcggcgatgtCATCCCCCGATCGCAGGCACGGGGCGGGGGGCGCGCTGGACCCCGCCCGCCCCGCCGGCAGAGGAGGAGCCGCGCGGGGCTGGTGGCCGGagggcaggaggcggcggcggcggcggcggcggccggagGGCAGCTGGGACTCAGGAGCGGCGCGGCGGCTGCTGCAGCCctgctggccggccggccggctccCTCGCTGCCTCTCAGCCTTTGGCGCGGGcgaagcagcagcggcggcggcggcggcgaggaaAGTTTCCGGGCAGCCTCATGGCCCctccgcccgcggctccggccgggacTCACGCcactcggcggcggcggcggcggcggctgcagcggGACGGACGCGGCGTCGGGCGGCGGGCTCcccgcgcgcgctctctctcgggctcagcggcggcagcagccgccGCGGGAAGTTCTCCGGGCCGGCGGCCGCGGCTCCAGCGGGCGGGCTGCAGCGGGCGCCCGGGCAGAGGCGAGCGGCAGCCCCCGCGGCGCGGCGCGCATCGCTCCCGGCGGCCCTGCTGGCTCGGCGGCTCTGCTCCTCGGGCGCTGACggcgcggctgctgctgctgctgctgcaaagtgCTGGCCCCGCGCGCGCCGGGCAGAGACAGCAGCGGCTCCGGGCCGGAGCTACGGCCGGGCTGCAGCCAATGGGAGGCCGCCGAGGCGCGTGCCAAGCCGGAGGGGCGGGGCGGCGAGCAGGAGGCGGCCGGGGCGGGGCGGAGCGGGGCGGCCGGGGAGCGCGACGAGAGCGGTACCCACCACGCGGCCGGCGGGCGGGGAGGAGGCGCACAGAGCGCATCCTTGGCCGCCGCGGGCTGCGCGCGTGCGTGCGCGCGGGGCTCTCCCGGGAGGAGGCGGCGTCGGAGGAAGCCGCGGGGTGCCTTGGCGATGGGGAGCCCgccagagtggggagggagggagggagagagagagaggctgcccTGCGGCTCTCAAGGCTTTGGGGGGACGACGCGGGGATCCTGGAGGGCCGTTCCCGGGCCTTGGACGGTGCTGATTGCCCCGGCGTGGGGTCCTCCTGCTCGCTGCTCTTCTGGGCTGCGCCGTGAAGTTTTTCTTGTGCGCAGGGCGGGtgtctgctcctgctcctgctcctgcttctgcttcttcttctccaaCCGCCatgagactgggggtgggggggcgtccatccctctctctggcggcccccagaGCGAGGGAGAGCATGaagaacagagggagggagggaggggtggggctggagggtccttgaaccctttcgctcaatgaTCGCGACACCCCAGGGCCGGCACGTTGCTTGGGGCAACCCCCGCTCCCAACACTTTCCTCCCTGTAAAGGGCCAGAGCAGCAGCGTCTGATGAAGCTTGCGCCAGCCGCAGCCCTGGCGGGGGCATgaatggtgggagggagaggaaaagacCGAAGGAGCGGAGGTGCGGGGTGGCAGGCTTGGATTCTGCCCAAGGTACTGAAAGAGTCCGGTTAGCTTCACAATCACAACAGCCTTGCCGGGCTTATTAGACGCTTCCAGAACTTTTGCTTTGGCAGAATCCGCACAACAACCTTTTCAGGTAGGCTAGTGAGAGAGATGGCCAGGCTCAGGCCAGCTGAGCACCATACCTAACCTTTGACCCACAGTGATATAGTTGCAAAATCGGGAGGCCCAAGAGCTGCTCTCCAGGACAGCCCCCCTGGCCATGCTGCCCACTCCAGCAGCCAGAGGGGCCAAGAGATACAAGCACTCCATCCTTGCACATCCCCCCTCTCCACTACACCCCCGTTATCCATGCCCACGCTCAGCACTTTAGCCCCTGCACTGCCCTGGCTCTCTCCTGTGTGTTACTTGAAGCAGCCTACCTGTGacagttgccagttcaaatccccactggtctgtttcccagactacgggaaacacctctatctggcagcagagatataggcaggtgctgaaaggcctcatcatctcacactgcgcgggaggaggcaatggcaaacccctcctgtattctaccaaagacaaccacagggctctgtgggcgccaggagtcgacaccgactccacggcacaactttaccttatcTTCACCTGTGAAAATATCAGTGGCAACTTGGAGAATTCTAAGGTGATCACCACAAGGAACCATAAGAGGAACCATAAGAACTATAGAGGAACTATAATTATAACAATAAGAGGATTAGTGCATATTCTGTTGCATACTGAGAACCAGAAAGGACCACCCACTTCTGTCTAGAAGGAAACCCAATGTGTAACCATCTCTACCTTCCGCTTCCAAAAACCCTCACAGGACTGAAGATCCTGCTTTTTCGCCTGTTCTGAGGCGGCAATCCCATGCAAATGTGTTGAACACAATAGacattatttctgagtaaatatgcactgGATGGAGCTCTGAATATTCTTTCTTTGTCTGGTGAAGGATTCAGTGTAACACAGAAGCTTGCATCATTTTTAAACTACCGGACTGGAGGCTCCAATAAAAGCTATCACCTTCCTGACACTGATTCTGAGACCACGGCACTTGGAACAGGAAAGCAGGGAGGCAAGTGGCTTCCTTTTCACTCAAATATTTCTGTCGCCCAGATCTGTCTTAATCCCAAACATGGGAATGTGCCTTGAATGAGGTCAGCACTCCTTAATGAATGTAGCActataaaaagaagaagagaggaggacattgcctccccctcctccccattgTCTGTGCTTGTTAATTACGGTCACTGATGAATAGAAAGTGAGGGTTGGAAGAACTCTTCCATGACTTGCTTTCAAACAAGCTGAATCCTTAAATCAATGAAACCGAAAAGTATGCTTATAAATCAATCAGGCTGCCTTGGGAATTGATTTCAATGAACAAGGGCCTTGTCTAAGCTTCTTTCTGTTTGATTTTAGTTTAGTTAGGCTCAGTACATTGCGCTCTGTGGTTTGTATATTTGAATTCTGGCCCTTCTtggaagagggggagggagccAGAGTTTAAAAGACCATCTGCCCCATTGTGCAGGTATTTCTCTACAGGCAACCTGTAGCAACCCTCCTGGGGATCTTGAATATGTCGAGATGGTTTCAGTCTGCCTTTAGGGGAtctggacccacccacccccaccccagcaaacaGCAAAGAGTGACTCGGCGAAGCTTCCAAAAGCAAATCTATTGGGGTCCAAGTTTCAGACCCCAGGCTTCCGTAACGGCAATATTCATATGGACAAGGGAACTAATACTTAGACAAAGAGATGATATTGATGAGGTCATTGTATTGATTGCACTGGCACCAGTGAAAATGAAATTGATTCATAAttctgtatatgtatatatatatataatcacccAGACCATCTTCAATCTGCTGAGAGTAAATAATCCTAAAAGGAAGCCAATTCATCAGCCCTCCAACAGGCTTGTGTGTAGAGTGCACTCATCTATAAGCATGGAACAATCCTTCATCCTACCATCAGAGGACAAGCAGCAATAGATActcttttaagagagagagagagaagcctgaGCATTTCGGGAGAGGGGAATTCTTCTCTTAGCTCAGTAATCGCAATGAGTCTGCATCCATGTCTGCACACTTAATTAAGCACCGAGTTACAGTCAATGGCTCAGTTTACTCTATCAACTGCCTTCCCAACTGCCTGTTACGCAAACCACAGAACGTCCTGCGGTCTCGATGCTATGCACACTAACTGGGAAGTAGGCCCCATTGAGCTTGGTAGGGCCGTGAATGAACACTTCGAATTTTAGCAAGCTCAGGAATGCAGGGTTTGGTTCGTAAAATACAGCAGATAAAATCCTGCCCAAACATGAAATTGAATCCACACCCCAGGTTGCTCCAGAACAGCCCTCTCAGTGTGCTAATAAGGCTTAGCATTTAGATGGCACTTCAGAGAGTTCGTGTCCTTTCAGGTACATTGTTTTGTTTCAATGCTTACAAGAATCCAGCCAATCGGTATTATCGAGGCAGCTGTTAAAGCCGTGGCTCTAGCCACTGCCTCTTCCAAACGCAGCAGCACTGCACTCCTCCAGTAGTTGTTCCTTGCTGGTGGCTACCTTCTGTTTCTGTCCAGATTGTGAGTTGTTTGGGGGCAGGCAGGAACCGTCTTGTTTATGTTTCCATGTAGACCActttgtggatttctttggttgaaaagcggtatgtaaatatttgtagtaataatcATACTGGCAAGGGGAAACTGTGGAAGGGTGAGGGTTGCGGTTACCTCCAGAGTTCATGGGTGAGGAAAGGTTTCAGCCAGGGACGTCCAGGCTCTTGGTCATAGCGCCCCAAATACAGACATTTCAAGGCGGTGCCTTTCAGATGGCCAACTTCTCTGCCGTCTCTCCTGATGGCCCTTATAAAAACGAGAAACTGCTACTTTTCTGCAAGCGATGGTCTTCCCATGGGCATCCAAGGGGCAagaagggcacacacacacacacacaccccaaattgaGCCAGTCTCCTTgaattcaatagggcttactcccaggtaagtgggtatagggtTACAGGCTCCCCCCAGCCCTGGGGaaagtcctgcagatgcccatgggtCTTGCTGGGACTTTGTGCTTCTCACATGTTATTTGCATGACAGAGCTCCTTGGAAACTGAAGTGGGGACAGCCCCTGGTGCACCGAGAAGGTATGTGCACATAAGGAGTTGgcttatcctgagtcaggccattggctgCCCTCTGCTTTTGCAATAAATCTAACCTCAGGTTCTTGCAGACTCGTCCCTGTCTACTGCAGCAGCACCAGAAAAATATATATCGGCGCAGGAGGACAAAAGGCATTTCTGCGGGGGAGGACCAATgatgtcccacatgttagatttctgaaagaaaaacaaaactggtGTATTTCACATTAGTGCTCCCACCCTACACATAAATGGGAGTGACCCCATGGTCACGCATGGGCAAATCCAGATTG containing:
- the PCDH19 gene encoding protocadherin-19 isoform X1, with amino-acid sequence MDILCPLLRLLLALLWTGAGALINLKYSVEEEQRAGTVIANIAKDARDAGFVLDPRQPTAFRVVSNSAPHLVDINPGSGLLVTKQKIDRDLLCRQSPKCVISLEVMSSSMEICVVKLEIKDLNDNAPSFPTDQIALEISETASPGTRVPLESAYDPDSGSFGVQSYEITPNDLFGLETKTRGDGSRFAELVVEKSLDRETQSHYSYMITALDGGDPPNFGTVELNIRVIDSNDNNPLFEEPSFTVSVPENAPPGTPVIRLNATDPDEGTNGQVLYSIHSFVSEKARDLFQINPQTGLITVSGAIDYEEGHAYELDVQAKDLGPNSIPAHCKVTVTVQDANDNPPLINLLSVNSELVEVSENAPPGYVIALVRVSDRDSGANGRVQCKLLGSVPFRLQEYESFSTILVDGRLDREQRDQYNLTIQAKDNGIPSLQATKSFTVKITDENDNHPHFSKPYYQVIVQENNTPGAYLLSVSARDPDLGLNGSVSYQIVPSQVRDMPVFTYVSINPNSGDVYALRSFNHEQTKSFEFKVLAKDGGNPSLQSNATIRVIVLDVNDNTPVITAPPLVNGTAEVYIPRNAGVNYLVTVVKADDYDEGENGRLSYEMAEGDRGFFEIDQLSGEIRTTRAFGENSKTTYELIVVAHDHGKTSLSASALILIYLSPALDAQESIGSVNLSLIFIIALGSIAAILFVTMIFVAVKCKRDNKEIRTYNCRIAEYSYGHQKKSNKKKKISKNDIRLVPRDVEETDKMNVVSCSSLTSSLNYFDYHQQTLPLGCRRSESTFLNVENQNNRNAGSNHIYQHTFTGQAPQQPDLIINGMPLPETENYSFDSNYVNSRAHLIKSSSTFKDLEGNSLKDSGHEESDQTDSEHDVQRGLYCDTAVNNVLNTSVTSMGSQMPEQDQGEGFHCREECRILGHSDRCWMPRNPVPSRAKSPEHGRNVMSLSIEATAVDTELYEDCSTKRTFATFGKDGSEPLPEERGPVNPKGKRTVEPSLCSPKVNGTVREAGNGCEAVSPVTSPVHLKSPLSSKPSVSYNTMHCPANRDLEPFVNNGPSRPMEAEPRGADSENIMHEINPLLQECREKDSPSVKRLKDIVL
- the PCDH19 gene encoding protocadherin-19 isoform X2, translating into MDILCPLLRLLLALLWTGAGALINLKYSVEEEQRAGTVIANIAKDARDAGFVLDPRQPTAFRVVSNSAPHLVDINPGSGLLVTKQKIDRDLLCRQSPKCVISLEVMSSSMEICVVKLEIKDLNDNAPSFPTDQIALEISETASPGTRVPLESAYDPDSGSFGVQSYEITPNDLFGLETKTRGDGSRFAELVVEKSLDRETQSHYSYMITALDGGDPPNFGTVELNIRVIDSNDNNPLFEEPSFTVSVPENAPPGTPVIRLNATDPDEGTNGQVLYSIHSFVSEKARDLFQINPQTGLITVSGAIDYEEGHAYELDVQAKDLGPNSIPAHCKVTVTVQDANDNPPLINLLSVNSELVEVSENAPPGYVIALVRVSDRDSGANGRVQCKLLGSVPFRLQEYESFSTILVDGRLDREQRDQYNLTIQAKDNGIPSLQATKSFTVKITDENDNHPHFSKPYYQVIVQENNTPGAYLLSVSARDPDLGLNGSVSYQIVPSQVRDMPVFTYVSINPNSGDVYALRSFNHEQTKSFEFKVLAKDGGNPSLQSNATIRVIVLDVNDNTPVITAPPLVNGTAEVYIPRNAGVNYLVTVVKADDYDEGENGRLSYEMAEGDRGFFEIDQLSGEIRTTRAFGENSKTTYELIVVAHDHGKTSLSASALILIYLSPALDAQESIGSVNLSLIFIIALGSIAAILFVTMIFVAVKCKRDNKEIRTYNCRIAEYSYGHQKKSNKKKKISKNDIRLVPRDVEETDKMNVVSCSSLTSSLNYFDYHQQTLPLGCRRSESTFLNVENQNNRNAGSNHIYQHTFTGQAPQQPDLIINGMPLPETENYSFDSNYVNSRAHLIKSSTFKDLEGNSLKDSGHEESDQTDSEHDVQRGLYCDTAVNNVLNTSVTSMGSQMPEQDQGEGFHCREECRILGHSDRCWMPRNPVPSRAKSPEHGRNVMSLSIEATAVDTELYEDCSTKRTFATFGKDGSEPLPEERGPVNPKGKRTVEPSLCSPKVNGTVREAGNGCEAVSPVTSPVHLKSPLSSKPSVSYNTMHCPANRDLEPFVNNGPSRPMEAEPRGADSENIMHEINPLLQECREKDSPSVKRLKDIVL